A single genomic interval of Aureliella helgolandensis harbors:
- a CDS encoding DUF1501 domain-containing protein: MNPLQPQDGWIDRRQMLQRLSGGIGAVSAAHLLANSSSLVNAAELHNATPHFPARAKRVIHLFMNGGPYQGDLFDPKPALAKYAGTKPSGADLLTERPTGGLLPSPFKFRRHGESGLQVSELLPQLSRHIDDICVLNSMHADNPNHGPALLQMNNGTIVPTRPSMGAWMLYGLGSENQNLPGYVVLCPGRPVRFSILWNSAFLPSQFQGTYINHSTIEPEKMLPHLTNPQPDNGKQRELLDLLRQVNANHAEAHQHDSELLARSAAMETAYRMQFEASEAFDLERETHQTRTSYGTGHFANGCLLARRMVERGVRFVQVYYGNGQPWDTHSGHNETVPKLCRAIDQPIAALLEDLKQRGMLEETLIVWGGEFGRTPTSESGNGRDHNHHGFTMWMAGGGVQGGMTYGETDEFGFKAVVDKMHVHDLHATMLHLLGIDHERLTYRHAGRDFRLTDVHGRVVHEIVSG; encoded by the coding sequence ATGAATCCCCTTCAGCCTCAAGATGGATGGATCGATCGCCGGCAAATGCTGCAGCGTTTAAGCGGTGGCATAGGTGCAGTGAGCGCAGCTCACCTCCTGGCGAATTCATCATCACTTGTCAATGCTGCAGAACTCCACAACGCAACGCCACACTTTCCAGCCCGGGCCAAGCGAGTTATTCACCTATTCATGAATGGTGGTCCCTACCAGGGAGACCTGTTTGACCCCAAACCCGCGCTCGCCAAGTACGCTGGTACCAAGCCGAGCGGCGCGGATTTGCTTACCGAGCGGCCTACGGGCGGCTTGCTCCCCTCGCCCTTCAAGTTCCGGCGTCACGGCGAAAGCGGCTTGCAAGTCAGCGAACTACTCCCGCAACTCAGCCGCCACATCGACGATATTTGCGTCCTGAACTCGATGCATGCCGACAATCCCAATCATGGTCCGGCACTTCTGCAAATGAACAACGGCACCATCGTCCCGACTCGCCCCAGCATGGGAGCTTGGATGTTGTACGGCCTGGGGAGCGAGAACCAGAATTTGCCGGGCTATGTTGTCTTATGTCCCGGTCGCCCCGTTCGCTTCTCGATCCTGTGGAATAGCGCCTTCCTACCATCCCAATTCCAAGGCACCTACATCAATCACTCCACGATAGAACCGGAGAAGATGCTGCCACACCTGACCAATCCGCAGCCGGACAATGGCAAGCAGCGTGAATTGCTCGACCTGCTAAGACAGGTCAACGCCAACCATGCAGAGGCGCACCAGCACGATTCAGAGCTTCTGGCCCGCAGCGCGGCGATGGAGACGGCCTATCGCATGCAGTTTGAAGCGAGCGAGGCGTTTGACTTGGAGCGCGAGACCCACCAGACCCGCACCTCCTACGGCACAGGACATTTTGCCAACGGTTGCCTACTGGCGCGGCGCATGGTCGAGCGTGGAGTTCGCTTTGTGCAAGTCTACTACGGCAATGGACAACCGTGGGATACGCACAGTGGACACAATGAGACGGTTCCGAAACTGTGCCGCGCCATTGATCAGCCGATCGCGGCTCTGCTCGAAGACCTCAAACAGCGTGGAATGCTCGAAGAGACGCTCATCGTGTGGGGCGGTGAATTTGGCAGAACCCCCACCTCAGAAAGTGGTAATGGTCGCGATCACAATCACCATGGGTTCACAATGTGGATGGCGGGCGGCGGCGTCCAAGGCGGCATGACCTACGGCGAGACCGATGAATTTGGATTCAAAGCGGTCGTCGATAAGATGCACGTGCATGACCTGCACGCCACGATGCTCCATCTGCTTGGGATCGACCACGAACGTCTGACCTATCGCCACGCCGGTCGTGACTTCCGCCTGACCGACGTCCACGGGCGCGTGGTGCATGAGATTGTAAGCGGATAA
- a CDS encoding PSD1 and planctomycete cytochrome C domain-containing protein, with protein sequence MLSSSVRSLVLAGLLSLASVAAAQSPATTADYEYFERKIRPLLSEHCYECHSASAQTVHGSLKLDSAQALNAGGDSGAAVVAGDSDASLLIQSIRYEGDYEMPPQGKLAEQDILELTRWVEQGAYFPPAMPGSHTAENTASGIDYEAGRQFWSFQPLSQPELPPVDRVDWPQTRSDSFVLAAMEERGLAPTSPADKRTLLRRLYFTLTGLPPTPEQVEDFVADRSDAAFSKQIDRLLDSPEYGEKWGRWWLDLARYTDRTASWLPQTTQAHLYRDWVVNAFCDDMPYAEFVHRQLATDLLPSTGPEDIPALGFIGLSPTYWKELKLPSEIIKVIVADEWEERVDAVSRTFLGLTVACARCHDHKFDPISADDYYAMAGVFASCRLSERPLIGEEEFAPVQAARATVEGLEAEIAKLKKLKPIPQEKVDSLTHQIAEIQSTTEHYDTPMANAVIDESVHVVRAGKTPQEGTQLEYRAEPYDLPSFIRGNPNRPGPVIPRRFLTVLTREPQAFQIGSGRLELAQAITSDAASLTARVLVNRVWLAHFGRGIVDTPSNFGRQGGRPTHPQLLDDLAARFIAQGWSIKWLHRELLLSAAWQQSTQGSQADPDNTWLSRMNRRRLTFEEWRDAMLQVSGELTLSRGGPAVALEEPDNHRRTLYATVNRRDISPTLMIHDFPDPNQHSPQRSPTTTALQGLFALNSPLLAQQAQALVHRLDREGLSETEPRVERIYTLLFARSATPNELALGLDYFEAHEAQGSQGSWETYCHAMLLSNEFIYID encoded by the coding sequence ATGCTCAGCTCATCTGTAAGATCGCTCGTTTTGGCCGGCTTGCTCAGCCTTGCTTCTGTGGCTGCCGCACAATCACCAGCCACTACCGCCGACTATGAATACTTTGAGCGTAAGATCCGACCGCTACTGAGTGAGCATTGTTATGAGTGTCATTCGGCTTCCGCCCAAACGGTTCACGGCAGCTTGAAACTCGATTCGGCCCAAGCCTTAAACGCTGGGGGAGACAGTGGTGCTGCAGTGGTTGCAGGCGACAGCGATGCCAGTCTGCTAATTCAGTCCATTCGCTACGAGGGGGATTACGAGATGCCCCCTCAAGGGAAGCTGGCCGAGCAAGACATCCTGGAATTGACGCGTTGGGTCGAGCAGGGGGCCTATTTCCCGCCGGCGATGCCAGGCTCGCACACAGCCGAAAATACTGCGTCGGGCATCGACTATGAAGCCGGTCGCCAATTCTGGTCGTTCCAGCCGCTGAGCCAGCCAGAGCTTCCCCCGGTCGACCGCGTGGATTGGCCCCAAACGCGGAGTGACTCTTTTGTATTGGCTGCCATGGAGGAGCGAGGCCTGGCGCCGACATCGCCTGCCGACAAACGGACGCTACTGCGTCGCTTGTATTTCACGCTGACCGGACTTCCCCCCACTCCAGAACAAGTGGAAGACTTTGTAGCGGACCGCTCCGACGCTGCGTTTTCCAAGCAGATCGACCGCTTGTTAGATTCCCCCGAGTATGGCGAAAAATGGGGCCGATGGTGGCTCGACCTCGCCCGCTACACCGATCGCACCGCCAGCTGGCTGCCTCAAACCACCCAGGCGCACCTCTACCGCGATTGGGTTGTGAACGCGTTCTGCGACGACATGCCCTACGCAGAATTCGTGCATCGGCAATTGGCCACCGACCTACTACCCAGCACGGGCCCCGAAGACATCCCAGCACTCGGCTTCATTGGCCTCAGCCCAACCTATTGGAAAGAGCTCAAGCTACCAAGCGAGATCATCAAAGTCATCGTGGCGGACGAATGGGAGGAGCGCGTCGACGCCGTTTCTCGTACGTTCCTAGGGCTAACGGTCGCCTGCGCACGCTGCCACGATCATAAGTTTGATCCGATCAGTGCCGACGACTATTATGCGATGGCGGGTGTCTTCGCAAGTTGCCGCTTGAGTGAACGGCCACTGATTGGCGAAGAGGAATTCGCACCAGTGCAGGCTGCGCGCGCAACGGTGGAGGGGCTGGAAGCAGAGATCGCCAAGCTCAAAAAACTCAAACCTATTCCGCAAGAGAAAGTCGACTCGCTAACGCATCAAATCGCAGAGATCCAATCCACGACCGAGCACTACGATACCCCTATGGCCAACGCGGTGATCGACGAGTCCGTGCACGTAGTGCGCGCAGGGAAAACCCCGCAAGAGGGAACCCAACTGGAGTATCGCGCTGAGCCGTATGACCTTCCGTCGTTTATTCGCGGCAATCCCAATCGTCCCGGCCCGGTGATTCCTCGACGTTTCCTGACCGTGCTGACTCGAGAGCCACAAGCCTTTCAAATCGGCAGTGGACGACTCGAGCTGGCGCAGGCCATCACCTCAGATGCCGCCTCCCTAACGGCTCGCGTCCTCGTGAACCGAGTCTGGCTCGCTCACTTTGGACGTGGCATCGTCGATACGCCCAGCAATTTCGGACGGCAAGGCGGCCGCCCCACTCACCCGCAACTCTTAGACGATCTGGCCGCAAGATTCATTGCCCAAGGATGGTCGATCAAGTGGTTGCATCGCGAACTCCTCCTTTCAGCCGCATGGCAACAATCGACCCAAGGCAGCCAGGCGGATCCCGACAACACCTGGCTTTCACGGATGAACCGGCGTCGGCTGACGTTCGAGGAATGGCGTGATGCAATGCTGCAGGTGAGCGGCGAACTGACGCTGTCCCGAGGTGGCCCAGCCGTTGCACTCGAAGAGCCTGACAACCATCGCCGGACACTTTATGCAACCGTGAATCGTCGCGATATCTCTCCGACTCTCATGATTCACGACTTTCCCGATCCAAATCAACATAGCCCGCAGCGAAGCCCTACGACCACCGCCTTGCAAGGGCTCTTTGCACTCAACAGCCCACTCCTCGCTCAGCAAGCCCAGGCCCTGGTGCACAGACTCGATCGCGAAGGCTTGTCAGAAACCGAGCCTAGAGTTGAGCGCATCTATACGCTGCTTTTTGCACGATCTGCAACGCCCAATGAACTGGCGCTAGGGCTAGACTACTTCGAGGCTCACGAGGCGCAGGGCAGCCAAGGCAGTTGGGAAACCTACTGCCATGCAATGCTACTTTCCAATGAATTCATTTACATCGACTAG
- a CDS encoding phosphatase PAP2 family protein, with the protein MTNPKVSQLSARLLSLRFGLLLAAGLCMATAWLITGLDTEWSAHLRQIHVPGDLRRAIDLSEAFAHGLGAAAILGSILLVSVDRRPAVWVAVMITISSGLMANGLKSCFVRVRPHSQELVRLVEGAPVEATAAGEVALQLDFWDARQRSFPSGHTATAWGLMIGLSLAFPRGTALFAVLAMLASLQRLTSGAHFPSDVLAGGAIACLCAVLILSIPRCLSAVGQSGGSEANSLY; encoded by the coding sequence GTGACGAATCCTAAAGTCTCCCAACTCTCTGCTAGATTGCTCAGCCTGCGATTCGGTTTGCTGTTGGCCGCTGGTTTGTGCATGGCCACTGCTTGGCTCATCACGGGCCTAGATACGGAGTGGTCAGCTCACTTGCGGCAAATCCATGTTCCTGGAGACTTGCGACGCGCCATCGATCTGAGCGAGGCGTTTGCGCATGGCTTGGGAGCGGCAGCCATCTTGGGGAGTATCCTGCTGGTCTCTGTCGATCGCCGTCCAGCAGTCTGGGTAGCCGTGATGATCACGATCTCCAGCGGATTGATGGCAAACGGCCTCAAGAGCTGTTTCGTAAGAGTCCGGCCGCATTCCCAAGAGCTGGTCCGCTTGGTGGAGGGGGCGCCGGTAGAAGCGACTGCGGCGGGGGAGGTGGCGCTGCAGCTCGATTTTTGGGATGCTAGGCAGCGAAGTTTTCCTTCGGGGCACACGGCCACCGCTTGGGGGCTGATGATCGGCCTGAGCCTTGCCTTTCCGCGCGGCACCGCATTGTTTGCGGTGCTGGCGATGTTGGCATCCCTGCAACGACTCACCAGCGGAGCGCATTTCCCAAGTGATGTGCTAGCCGGTGGGGCTATCGCTTGCCTGTGCGCGGTACTCATTCTCAGCATTCCGCGCTGTCTGAGTGCAGTTGGCCAGTCGGGTGGTTCTGAGGCCAACTCGCTCTATTGA